The proteins below are encoded in one region of Bacteroides uniformis:
- a CDS encoding hybrid sensor histidine kinase/response regulator transcription factor, giving the protein MKKMLIAFICLICFFTCYAQTIGEHYYLNSLTIRDGLSQNTVYDILQDKAGFMWFGTKDGLNRYDGSSFKIFKYDRTDEHSLGNNYILALYEDVEGNIWVGTDMGLYIYYPERDVFEPFKQLSDEGTTIDNAAAMIVGDKNGDVWITVERQGIFHYNLQTKALRNHTLKEFPFLTSNVHCVVFDNSETIWIYGNGLFYSKDGLKTIHPFVSSDGKKVFEGDPLMKVLPGAYNCFYIASVGGGIKEMNLSSGKVRDLLLTDETGERIWCRELMSFSDDELWIGCESGIYIYNLRTDKYVHLKSSMYDPYSLSDNAVYSLCKDCEGGVWIGSYFGGINYYPHSYTCFERYYPKGVNDGLHGKRIREFCQDSQGKLWIGTEDGGLNRFDPVTKEFKFFTQSLGFTNVHGLCSVENELWVGTFSKGLKVIDTRTETIVRSYQYDGGPHSLNDNNVFAICRTAAGDIYIGTGCGLMRYNRQTDSFDIIPELVGIFVYDIKEDTSGNLWLATYVCGVFRYDVSKKEWKNYVHNEKDEKSLSNNKVLSVFEDSRRNVWLTTQGRGICLFHPETENFTRYDTGNGLPNDVVYQIAEDEDGVFWLTTNNGLARFDLTSGAVKVYTTANGLPSDQFNYRSSFKDKDGTIYFGSIDGFVAFNPKTFSENKYVPSAVITDFLLFNKEMRAGAENSPLQENITFSDKLLLCAEQNSFSFRLAALGYQAPKMNKLMYKLDGFDSEWLTVGESPLVTYSNLHYGDYTFRVKAGNSDGIWNEEETTLHIRILPPFYLSVWAYVVYALLFLIFFAYLYLYLKQRNNRKQQRQMEKFEQEKEREIYNAKFDFFTNVAHEIRTPLTLIKGPLENIILKKDVDAETREDLNIMEQNTERLLNLTNQLLDFRKTESQGFSLNFTRCNITEVVQKTHLRFTSLAKQKGLDLTLKIPERACYAHVNKEAFTKILSNLLSNAMKYAESYVQIFLETDMAVENGIFHIRTVNDGPIVPDTMKEEIFKPFVRFNGEENGKVVSGTGIGLALSRSLAELHRGSLRMVEGEDANIFCLTLPLTQDNAITMESGDVSNMEPSAELQAKWEELKENNENRYTVLVVEDNPEMLSFVSRQLSHEYIVLTAVNGEEALRILDENFVNLIVSDVVMPLMDGFELCKTVKSKLDYSHIPIILLTAKTNIQSKVEGLELGADAYIEKPFSPEYLLAAIASLIKNRETLRQTFAKSPFVAANTMALTKADEEFIKRLNEIILSNLHSPEFSMEDMAEMLNMSRSNFYRKIKGVLDLTPNEYLRIERLKRAAQLLKDGENRVNEICYMVGFNSPSYFSKCFLKQFGVLPKDFVD; this is encoded by the coding sequence CTGAAGAAAATGCTGATAGCTTTTATATGCCTGATATGTTTTTTCACTTGTTATGCACAAACAATCGGGGAGCACTATTATCTTAATAGTCTTACTATCCGGGACGGGCTATCTCAAAATACAGTATACGATATTCTACAAGATAAAGCCGGCTTTATGTGGTTTGGAACCAAAGACGGTCTAAACCGCTATGACGGTTCGTCATTTAAGATATTCAAATATGATAGGACAGATGAGCATAGTCTTGGGAACAACTATATACTTGCTCTATATGAAGATGTGGAAGGCAATATTTGGGTGGGTACGGATATGGGATTGTATATATATTATCCGGAAAGAGATGTTTTTGAGCCTTTCAAACAGTTAAGTGATGAAGGTACTACCATAGATAATGCTGCAGCCATGATTGTTGGAGACAAAAATGGAGATGTATGGATTACGGTAGAACGCCAGGGTATATTCCATTATAATTTGCAGACAAAGGCATTAAGGAACCATACACTTAAGGAGTTCCCTTTTTTGACTTCGAATGTACATTGTGTTGTTTTTGATAACAGTGAAACGATTTGGATTTATGGAAACGGATTGTTCTATTCAAAAGACGGACTCAAGACGATTCATCCTTTTGTCTCTTCTGATGGTAAGAAGGTCTTTGAAGGTGATCCGCTCATGAAGGTACTGCCGGGGGCTTATAACTGCTTTTACATAGCTTCTGTCGGTGGAGGTATAAAGGAAATGAATCTTAGTTCGGGAAAAGTCCGCGATTTGCTGTTGACAGATGAGACGGGGGAACGGATATGGTGCCGTGAGTTGATGTCTTTTTCTGACGATGAATTATGGATAGGATGTGAGTCTGGGATCTATATTTATAATCTTCGAACAGATAAATATGTGCATTTGAAAAGTTCTATGTATGATCCGTATTCACTGTCGGATAATGCAGTTTATTCTTTGTGTAAGGATTGCGAAGGTGGCGTTTGGATAGGCTCTTATTTTGGAGGTATCAATTACTATCCGCATTCATATACTTGTTTTGAAAGATATTATCCGAAGGGAGTGAATGATGGCTTACATGGGAAACGGATACGTGAGTTCTGCCAGGATAGTCAGGGAAAGTTATGGATTGGAACAGAAGATGGTGGATTGAATAGGTTTGATCCGGTGACGAAGGAATTCAAGTTCTTTACTCAGAGTCTTGGTTTTACAAATGTGCATGGGTTGTGTTCGGTAGAGAATGAGCTTTGGGTAGGAACTTTTTCCAAAGGACTGAAGGTAATTGATACCCGTACGGAAACTATTGTAAGGTCATATCAATATGACGGCGGCCCACATTCCTTGAATGACAATAATGTTTTTGCTATTTGCAGGACTGCTGCAGGGGACATTTATATTGGGACAGGATGTGGCTTGATGCGTTATAACAGACAAACGGACAGTTTTGATATAATTCCGGAATTAGTAGGAATATTTGTGTATGACATTAAGGAAGATACCAGTGGAAACTTGTGGTTGGCTACATATGTTTGTGGGGTTTTTCGTTATGATGTCAGCAAGAAAGAATGGAAGAATTATGTACACAATGAAAAAGATGAAAAGAGCCTTTCCAACAATAAGGTTCTGAGTGTTTTTGAAGATTCACGCCGGAATGTCTGGCTGACTACCCAGGGAAGAGGAATCTGTCTGTTTCATCCGGAAACAGAAAACTTTACACGCTATGATACCGGTAATGGATTGCCGAATGATGTGGTTTACCAAATTGCAGAAGATGAAGACGGGGTATTCTGGTTAACGACGAATAATGGTTTAGCCCGTTTTGATTTAACTTCAGGAGCGGTAAAAGTATATACGACGGCGAACGGGTTGCCGAGTGACCAATTCAACTATCGTTCCAGTTTTAAAGATAAGGACGGTACTATCTATTTTGGTAGTATTGACGGTTTTGTCGCCTTCAATCCAAAGACATTCTCGGAAAATAAATATGTTCCTTCTGCCGTCATTACCGATTTTCTCCTTTTCAATAAAGAGATGCGGGCTGGTGCTGAGAATTCGCCGTTACAGGAAAATATTACTTTCTCGGATAAGTTGTTACTCTGTGCGGAGCAAAATTCTTTTTCTTTCCGGCTTGCTGCTTTGGGGTATCAGGCTCCGAAGATGAATAAACTGATGTATAAGTTGGATGGTTTTGATAGTGAGTGGTTGACTGTAGGGGAGAGTCCGTTGGTGACTTATTCTAACCTGCATTATGGAGATTATACGTTTCGGGTAAAGGCAGGCAATAGTGATGGAATATGGAATGAAGAAGAGACGACTTTACATATCCGTATTCTGCCGCCTTTCTACCTTTCTGTTTGGGCATATGTCGTTTATGCATTACTGTTCTTGATTTTCTTTGCCTATCTTTATCTCTATCTGAAGCAGCGGAATAACAGAAAACAACAAAGGCAGATGGAAAAGTTCGAGCAGGAGAAAGAACGTGAAATCTATAATGCAAAATTCGATTTCTTTACGAATGTGGCACATGAGATACGTACTCCTTTAACTTTGATTAAAGGACCCTTGGAAAATATCATTCTAAAAAAAGATGTTGATGCGGAAACTCGTGAGGATCTGAATATCATGGAACAGAATACGGAACGCTTACTGAATCTGACGAATCAGTTATTGGATTTTCGCAAGACTGAAAGTCAAGGATTCAGTTTGAATTTCACTAGATGCAATATAACGGAAGTAGTACAGAAGACACATTTGAGATTTACTTCTCTTGCCAAACAGAAAGGACTGGATCTCACTTTGAAAATACCTGAACGGGCTTGCTACGCGCATGTCAATAAAGAAGCTTTTACCAAGATACTCAGTAATCTGTTGAGCAATGCCATGAAGTATGCAGAGAGCTATGTACAGATTTTCTTGGAAACGGATATGGCTGTGGAGAATGGAATATTCCATATTCGGACAGTGAATGATGGGCCTATCGTACCGGATACAATGAAGGAGGAAATATTCAAACCATTTGTCCGTTTTAATGGGGAGGAAAATGGAAAGGTGGTTTCCGGCACAGGTATTGGACTGGCGCTTTCCCGTTCTTTGGCTGAACTGCATCGGGGAAGTTTACGAATGGTGGAGGGAGAAGACGCAAATATATTTTGCCTTACTCTACCACTCACCCAAGATAATGCTATTACGATGGAATCTGGGGATGTCAGTAATATGGAACCTTCTGCCGAACTCCAGGCGAAGTGGGAGGAGCTTAAAGAAAATAATGAAAACAGATATACTGTATTGGTAGTTGAAGATAATCCGGAAATGCTTTCTTTCGTAAGTAGGCAGTTGTCGCATGAGTATATCGTTCTGACAGCTGTCAATGGAGAAGAGGCTTTGCGTATATTGGATGAAAATTTTGTGAACTTGATTGTAAGTGATGTCGTGATGCCACTAATGGATGGCTTTGAGTTATGCAAGACTGTAAAATCCAAATTGGATTATAGTCATATCCCCATCATCCTATTGACAGCTAAAACTAATATACAGTCTAAAGTAGAGGGGTTGGAGCTAGGAGCTGATGCATATATTGAGAAGCCTTTCTCACCGGAATATCTTTTGGCTGCGATTGCCAGCTTGATTAAGAATAGAGAAACGCTACGTCAAACTTTTGCCAAGTCTCCCTTTGTGGCTGCCAATACAATGGCGTTGACAAAGGCTGATGAGGAATTCATTAAAAGGCTGAATGAAATAATTCTTTCTAATCTTCATAGTCCGGAGTTCAGTATGGAGGATATGGCTGAAATGCTGAATATGAGCCGTTCTAATTTCTATCGGAAAATAAAGGGAGTACTTGATTTGACTCCTAATGAATATTTGCGTATAGAACGCCTGAAGCGTGCAGCCCAATTGTTGAAGGATGGTGAAAATCGGGTCAATGAAATTTGCTATATGGTAGGGTTCAATTCTCCTTCTTATTTTTCCAAATGTTTCTTAAAACAATTTGGGGTATTACCTAAAGATTTTGTGGACTGA
- a CDS encoding glycoside hydrolase family 172 protein, producing MTCSKFFLVLLMQVFILSSFANGNEITFSSLLQEMTNRESLVDYPSPYYTVRQFSSYDRFSDHAVKGSYDWFANWDFSQFLRTEEKDGRREFVMFDAEGPGAVVRIWITVANYNDNGILRFYLDDSDIPAIEGEVLSLISGHFLADAPISTSVSPLTPYKQRGHDLYLPIPYAKHCKITYETPGITAAGNRPPGENFFYSVNYRTYDKGSIVKTFTLDDLKKEADVLDGTQRELMEQPILEGKYQKKVSGDKAITNLSGENRIVLEGGGAIRGIQLKLSADDLAQALRSVILRITFDGNQTVWCPVGDFYGTGNRLSPYSSFYTTVSKDSMMTCYWVMPYKDKCEISLENLRTEVVSTSLTVYSSDWEWNERTMYFGVGWMEYHRKYTGLHKSINGTLDAEDINFVTLTGQGVYVGDAITIFNTVGDWWGEGDEKVYIDGESFPSHFGTGTEDYYGYAWCMPNFFEHPFIAQPDGTGAYQPGHVANLRYRGLDGITFKKSLVFDMEFWHQSATYVNYAPTTYWYMLPGGKTNRKPEEKMAVIDIAKHKNDLVSNSVDKNGKVEGEFMNISVTGGMERTQCIPEMNWSNGVQFIWRESRKGDCANLGFVVDEGGKYSVKCRFTIAPDYGRFSVEVNESPVLPSVDTYNSKLSMMTVELGILELKKGENFLKLVQLDKNEKAVNSLIGLDYLTVEKVK from the coding sequence ATGACATGTAGTAAATTCTTTTTGGTCTTGCTGATGCAGGTGTTTATACTTTCTTCGTTTGCTAATGGTAATGAGATAACTTTTTCCTCTTTGTTGCAGGAGATGACCAACCGTGAGTCATTGGTTGATTATCCATCTCCATATTACACTGTGCGGCAGTTCAGCAGTTATGACCGTTTCTCAGATCATGCAGTGAAAGGTTCTTATGACTGGTTTGCTAATTGGGATTTTAGCCAGTTTCTTCGTACGGAAGAAAAGGATGGACGTAGGGAATTTGTTATGTTTGACGCAGAAGGACCTGGTGCTGTAGTACGTATATGGATTACGGTGGCCAACTATAATGATAACGGTATATTACGTTTTTATTTGGATGATTCGGATATACCAGCTATTGAAGGTGAGGTACTGAGTCTTATCAGTGGTCACTTTCTGGCAGATGCGCCTATATCTACGTCTGTATCTCCTTTGACTCCTTATAAACAACGGGGACATGATTTGTATTTACCGATTCCTTATGCAAAGCATTGCAAGATTACTTATGAAACTCCTGGTATCACTGCAGCAGGGAATCGTCCACCCGGAGAGAACTTCTTTTATAGTGTAAACTATCGCACATATGATAAGGGAAGTATTGTAAAAACATTTACTTTGGATGATTTGAAAAAGGAAGCTGATGTACTTGATGGTACACAGAGAGAACTGATGGAACAACCTATTCTTGAAGGAAAATATCAAAAAAAAGTATCTGGGGATAAGGCTATTACGAATTTATCGGGAGAGAATCGGATTGTTCTAGAGGGTGGAGGAGCTATACGTGGTATACAACTTAAACTATCTGCTGATGATTTGGCTCAAGCTTTACGTTCCGTGATACTTAGAATTACTTTTGATGGTAATCAGACAGTTTGGTGTCCGGTTGGTGATTTTTATGGAACGGGTAATCGTCTTTCGCCTTATAGTTCGTTTTATACTACTGTAAGCAAAGATTCTATGATGACTTGTTATTGGGTGATGCCGTATAAAGATAAATGTGAAATTTCTCTGGAGAATTTGAGAACTGAAGTAGTGAGTACATCTCTTACTGTTTATTCGTCTGATTGGGAATGGAATGAGAGAACCATGTATTTCGGCGTAGGCTGGATGGAATATCATCGTAAATATACAGGGTTACATAAGAGTATCAATGGGACATTGGATGCAGAAGACATAAACTTTGTAACTTTAACTGGTCAAGGTGTTTATGTTGGTGATGCTATAACAATCTTTAATACAGTTGGTGATTGGTGGGGTGAAGGGGATGAAAAGGTATATATTGATGGAGAAAGTTTCCCGTCACATTTTGGGACCGGGACGGAGGATTATTACGGTTATGCTTGGTGTATGCCAAATTTCTTTGAACATCCTTTTATTGCCCAACCCGATGGCACAGGAGCTTATCAGCCTGGACACGTGGCAAATTTGAGATATCGTGGGTTGGATGGCATAACGTTTAAGAAATCTCTTGTTTTTGATATGGAATTTTGGCATCAGAGTGCGACATATGTCAATTACGCACCGACTACTTATTGGTATATGCTTCCGGGAGGAAAAACGAACCGGAAACCAGAAGAAAAGATGGCTGTAATTGATATAGCGAAGCATAAGAATGACCTGGTGAGTAACTCTGTTGACAAAAATGGAAAAGTGGAGGGAGAATTTATGAATATTTCTGTAACTGGTGGCATGGAACGAACGCAGTGTATTCCTGAGATGAATTGGAGTAATGGAGTACAGTTTATATGGAGAGAAAGTAGGAAAGGAGATTGTGCTAATTTAGGTTTTGTGGTTGATGAGGGAGGAAAATATTCGGTAAAGTGCAGGTTTACGATTGCCCCAGATTATGGTCGCTTTTCTGTTGAGGTAAATGAAAGTCCGGTTCTTCCCTCTGTTGATACTTATAATTCAAAGTTGAGCATGATGACAGTTGAACTAGGTATATTGGAGCTGAAGAAAGGGGAGAATTTCTTGAAACTTGTACAGCTGGATAAAAATGAAAAGGCAGTTAATTCATTGATAGGATTGGACTATTTGACTGTAGAAAAGGTAAAATAG
- a CDS encoding GRP family sugar transporter has protein sequence MFIIENYSLAVVFCFITMLCWGSWGNTQKLAGSRVWRYELYYWDYVIGVLLLSLLAAFTMGSVGELGRGFVDDLLQADASNLASALIGGVIFNLSNILLSASVSIAGMSVAFPLGVGLALVLGVFINYFNAPQGSPVFLFLGVLLVIVAIVFNAWAYKNMGKGGEQQKTKGIVIAIVAGIMMSFFFRFIASSMDLQNFECPEVGKMTPYTAMVIFSIGIFTSNFIFNTAAMRRPFVGTSTSYGDYFAGSFRLHAVGILGGIIWGIGNLFSLLATEKAGAAISYGLGQGATMVAAFWGVFIWKEFVGGPKINRTLLTCMFILFLSGIGLIIYAGL, from the coding sequence ATGTTTATCATTGAAAATTATTCGTTGGCAGTAGTGTTTTGTTTTATAACAATGCTGTGTTGGGGGTCTTGGGGCAATACCCAGAAGCTGGCGGGCAGTCGTGTCTGGCGATACGAACTCTACTATTGGGATTATGTAATAGGTGTGTTACTTTTGTCACTTCTGGCTGCGTTTACAATGGGGAGCGTAGGGGAATTGGGACGAGGTTTTGTTGATGATTTGTTGCAGGCTGACGCATCTAATCTGGCTTCGGCTCTTATCGGGGGTGTCATATTCAACCTTTCCAATATTCTACTTTCTGCCTCTGTTTCTATTGCAGGTATGTCTGTGGCCTTTCCATTGGGAGTAGGGCTGGCTTTGGTTCTGGGAGTATTCATTAATTATTTTAATGCACCGCAAGGTAGTCCGGTATTCCTTTTCTTAGGAGTTCTGCTGGTGATTGTGGCGATTGTCTTTAATGCTTGGGCCTATAAGAATATGGGAAAAGGTGGGGAGCAACAAAAAACAAAAGGTATTGTGATAGCTATAGTGGCAGGTATTATGATGTCTTTCTTTTTCCGCTTTATTGCAAGTTCTATGGATTTGCAGAATTTTGAATGTCCTGAAGTCGGTAAGATGACCCCCTATACAGCAATGGTGATTTTTTCTATTGGTATTTTCACCAGTAACTTCATTTTCAATACAGCCGCCATGAGGCGTCCTTTTGTCGGTACATCTACATCTTATGGGGATTATTTTGCTGGTAGTTTCCGTCTGCATGCTGTAGGAATATTGGGTGGTATAATCTGGGGTATTGGCAATCTGTTCAGTTTGTTGGCTACGGAAAAAGCCGGTGCAGCCATTTCATATGGATTGGGACAAGGTGCTACGATGGTGGCTGCATTCTGGGGCGTATTTATTTGGAAAGAATTTGTGGGAGGTCCTAAAATAAACAGAACTTTACTGACATGTATGTTCATTCTGTTCTTGTCTGGAATCGGTTTGATTATTTATGCGGGACTTTAA
- a CDS encoding acetate--CoA ligase family protein has protein sequence MITSQLLHPASIVVVGASNNVHKPGGAILKNLLSGGYTGELRAVNPKETEVQGVAAFADVKDIPDTDLAILAIPAALCPDAVEMLAAEKQVKAFIILSAGFGEETHEGAVLEDRILETVNRYGASLIGPNCIGFMNSWHHSVFSQPIPQLHPQGVDLISSSGATAVFILESAVTKGLQFNSVWSVGNAKQIGVEDVLQYMDEHFNPEADSRIKLLYIESIGDPDRLLFHASSLIKKGCKIAAIKAGSSESGSRAASSHTGAIASSDSAVEALFRKAGIVRCYSREELTTVGCIFTLPELKGKNFAIITHAGGPGVMLTDALSKGGLNVPKLEGPVAEELKGKLFPGAAVGNPIDILATGTPEHLCLCLEYCEEKFDNIDAVMAIFGTPGLVTMFEMYDVLHEKMLHCKKPIFPILPSINTAGAEVAAFLAKGHVNFADEVTLGTALSRIMNAPRPANNEIELFGVDVPRIRRIIDSIPADGYIAPHYVQALLRSAGIPIVEEFVSDNKEEVLAFARRTGFPVVAKVVGPVHKSDVGGVVLNIKSEQHLALEFDRMMQIPEASAIMVQPMLKGTELFIGAKYEEKFGHVVLCGLGGIFVEVLKDISSGLAPLSYEEAYSMIHSLRAYKIIKGTRGQKGVNEDKFAEIIVRLSTLLRFATEIKEMDINPLLATEKQVIAVDARIRIEKK, from the coding sequence ATGATAACAAGCCAATTACTTCACCCGGCCAGTATTGTGGTAGTGGGGGCATCCAACAATGTACACAAACCCGGAGGGGCTATCCTGAAAAATCTGCTTAGCGGCGGATATACCGGTGAGCTTCGTGCCGTGAATCCGAAAGAGACTGAAGTGCAGGGTGTTGCTGCCTTTGCGGATGTGAAGGACATTCCCGATACGGACCTTGCCATCCTTGCCATACCTGCCGCGCTTTGTCCCGATGCGGTGGAGATGCTTGCTGCGGAGAAGCAGGTGAAGGCGTTCATTATCCTTTCTGCCGGTTTTGGTGAGGAGACCCATGAGGGTGCTGTGCTGGAAGATCGCATACTGGAAACGGTGAACCGGTATGGAGCCTCTCTGATAGGCCCCAACTGTATCGGTTTTATGAACTCGTGGCATCACAGTGTATTCAGCCAGCCCATCCCGCAACTGCATCCGCAAGGGGTGGACCTGATTTCCAGCTCCGGTGCCACAGCGGTGTTCATATTGGAGAGCGCCGTGACCAAGGGATTGCAATTCAACTCTGTATGGTCTGTGGGCAATGCCAAGCAAATCGGCGTGGAGGATGTGTTGCAATACATGGACGAACACTTCAATCCGGAAGCGGATTCCAGAATAAAACTTCTTTATATAGAGAGTATCGGTGACCCCGACCGTCTGCTGTTTCATGCATCCTCGCTCATCAAGAAGGGCTGCAAGATTGCGGCCATCAAGGCGGGCAGTAGCGAAAGCGGCAGCCGGGCGGCGAGTTCGCATACGGGGGCCATTGCCAGTAGCGATTCGGCGGTAGAGGCCTTGTTCCGTAAGGCGGGTATTGTGCGTTGCTATTCGCGCGAGGAGCTGACGACCGTAGGTTGTATCTTCACACTGCCGGAACTGAAAGGGAAAAACTTCGCCATCATTACCCATGCCGGCGGTCCGGGAGTGATGCTGACCGATGCATTGAGCAAGGGCGGACTGAATGTTCCGAAACTGGAAGGACCGGTGGCGGAGGAACTTAAGGGTAAGCTTTTCCCCGGTGCGGCTGTGGGGAATCCCATTGATATTCTGGCTACGGGTACGCCGGAACATCTGTGCCTCTGTCTGGAGTATTGTGAGGAGAAGTTTGACAATATTGATGCTGTAATGGCTATTTTCGGCACTCCGGGGCTGGTGACCATGTTTGAAATGTATGATGTGCTGCACGAGAAGATGCTGCATTGCAAGAAGCCGATTTTTCCGATTCTTCCTTCCATCAATACGGCGGGAGCCGAGGTTGCCGCTTTCCTGGCAAAGGGCCATGTGAACTTTGCCGATGAGGTGACTCTCGGCACGGCACTTTCGCGGATAATGAATGCCCCGCGGCCTGCCAATAATGAAATCGAGCTCTTTGGAGTGGATGTTCCCCGTATCCGCCGGATTATAGATTCCATTCCTGCGGACGGTTATATCGCCCCGCACTATGTGCAGGCATTGCTCCGCTCTGCAGGTATTCCTATTGTGGAGGAGTTTGTTTCGGACAACAAGGAAGAAGTGCTTGCCTTTGCGCGTCGCACGGGGTTCCCGGTGGTGGCAAAGGTGGTGGGGCCGGTGCATAAGTCGGATGTGGGCGGTGTTGTGCTCAATATCAAGAGTGAACAGCATTTGGCATTGGAATTCGACCGTATGATGCAGATTCCCGAAGCTAGTGCTATCATGGTGCAGCCGATGTTGAAAGGGACGGAATTGTTTATCGGTGCCAAATATGAAGAGAAGTTCGGACATGTGGTACTCTGCGGCCTGGGCGGTATTTTTGTGGAGGTGCTGAAGGATATATCTTCCGGTCTTGCACCGTTGTCCTACGAGGAGGCTTACTCCATGATTCACTCGTTGCGTGCCTATAAGATTATCAAAGGTACGCGTGGGCAGAAGGGAGTGAATGAAGATAAATTTGCCGAAATTATTGTACGGCTTTCCACCTTGCTGCGCTTTGCAACGGAAATCAAGGAGATGGATATCAATCCATTGTTGGCGACTGAAAAGCAGGTGATAGCGGTGGATGCGCGCATTCGGATAGAAAAGAAGTAG
- a CDS encoding acyltransferase family protein, with product MESRVKEIDYLKCIFITLMIIFHLVYIGDKYPYAKQIVYTFHMSAFLIISGYLANNRKDARSFLRKFLWIFIPYACMEAAYTVMSHFLPVRESVDAITPTVLLDKIFLHPMGPYWYLHTLILCSLIYYITFRYVRLSVVSRLVVTGVCLFALSHWGGLMNFSNALYFLIGMTVSQSGLRFTQVFRATTFAIVPFVILCCFPANLDRGTLAGVAITWLSISLLLVAYGYLPVQAKRLSFFIGRNTLVILLFSPIFTILSKAFLPVFAFDPTGMLFLVTATAFTLSGCMGMAWAMDKMHVSRFFFGKRTILC from the coding sequence ATGGAAAGCCGTGTCAAAGAGATAGATTATCTGAAATGCATCTTCATCACCCTGATGATTATCTTCCACCTTGTATATATAGGCGACAAGTATCCGTATGCGAAACAAATCGTCTATACGTTCCACATGTCCGCTTTCCTGATTATTTCGGGCTATCTGGCCAATAACCGGAAGGATGCCCGAAGCTTTCTCCGCAAGTTTCTATGGATTTTCATTCCGTATGCCTGCATGGAGGCGGCCTATACGGTGATGTCGCATTTCCTGCCCGTACGCGAAAGTGTAGATGCCATTACTCCTACCGTATTGCTCGACAAGATATTCCTCCATCCGATGGGGCCTTACTGGTATCTGCATACACTGATTCTGTGCAGCCTCATCTATTATATCACATTCCGCTATGTAAGGCTGTCGGTTGTCTCCCGGCTGGTTGTGACCGGTGTCTGCCTGTTTGCCCTTTCCCATTGGGGAGGATTGATGAACTTCTCCAATGCCCTCTATTTCCTTATCGGCATGACAGTGAGCCAAAGCGGGCTTCGTTTTACACAAGTCTTTCGCGCCACAACCTTCGCCATTGTTCCATTCGTAATACTATGCTGTTTTCCCGCCAATCTGGATAGGGGTACTCTGGCAGGAGTCGCCATCACCTGGCTTTCCATCAGCCTGCTGTTGGTAGCCTACGGCTATCTGCCGGTACAAGCCAAACGGCTTTCCTTCTTTATAGGGCGCAATACGCTGGTCATACTCCTTTTCTCACCCATTTTCACCATTCTGTCCAAGGCGTTTCTGCCCGTGTTCGCCTTCGACCCTACGGGGATGCTGTTCCTTGTCACTGCCACCGCCTTCACTCTTAGCGGCTGCATGGGTATGGCGTGGGCTATGGACAAGATGCACGTTTCCAGATTCTTCTTCGGGAAGAGGACTATATTGTGCTGA